CCAGGCAGAACAAAGATTAAGCTGGGCAAAGCATTACCAGGTAAGGGACGTGGTAGATGAATTTGCAAAGATTTTGCGGGATGAATTGGATTACCAATTAGAAGCTAGAAATGCAGAAAAATTCGGGGAAATATTTGAAAATAATAATGAGATCTATGTTCCGGAAGTTTACTGGGACTATAGTACAAAAAGGGTCATTGTACTTGAATATCTTGACGGAGTAAAGATCAATCACCTAGATGAGTTAGAGAACCGAAACCATGATAAAAAATTAATTGCAAACAGAATCACGGAAGCTTACTTTGTTCAGGTCTTAAAAGAAGGCTTTTTTCATGGGGACCCTCATCCAGGAAACTTCATAATACTGCCTGATGATGTAGTTGCTTTTACGGACTTCGGTATTGTTGGCAGACTAACCCCCCAAATGAAACATCAGTTTATCGGGATGCTTCTCGGGATTATTAAAAAGAATCCCGAGATGATAGTAAAAGCGATTTTGAAACTAGGTTTTGTGCCAGAAGACATTGACCTTGATTCTTTCAAAAAAGATGTAGAAAAAACTAGGGATAGATATTATAGTATCCCATTAGGGAAAATAAGCTTTGGAGATGCTATTAATGATTTTTTTAAGCTTGCATATAGATATCAGATCAGGATACCTCCGGATTTAACTTTACTGGGAAAGACTTTTATAATTTTGGAAGGTGTAGTGAAAAAACTAGATCCTGACATAAGTATGGTAGATATAGCAGAGCCTTTTGGCAAAGAACTTTTTAAAGAGAAATTTCATCCTAAGAATGTACTTGACTTTACCTGGAAGAGTACTTCTGAATATGCTAAGAATTTATTTA
The Natranaerofaba carboxydovora genome window above contains:
- a CDS encoding ABC1 kinase family protein; the encoded protein is MLGKRMRHINRYREILTVFAKHGFGYLIEDLGLSEMLSPSKRFFTDRKQLRSVGAKLRLALEELGPTFIKLGQLLSTRPDLLPSDIISELDKLQDEVEPFSFTQVEEILEEELQGNPKDFFSYIEKDSLAAASIGQVHYAKLKSGKEVIIKVQRPYITSVIETDLEILKDLATQAEQRLSWAKHYQVRDVVDEFAKILRDELDYQLEARNAEKFGEIFENNNEIYVPEVYWDYSTKRVIVLEYLDGVKINHLDELENRNHDKKLIANRITEAYFVQVLKEGFFHGDPHPGNFIILPDDVVAFTDFGIVGRLTPQMKHQFIGMLLGIIKKNPEMIVKAILKLGFVPEDIDLDSFKKDVEKTRDRYYSIPLGKISFGDAINDFFKLAYRYQIRIPPDLTLLGKTFIILEGVVKKLDPDISMVDIAEPFGKELFKEKFHPKNVLDFTWKSTSEYAKNLFNFTLELKDLVTILRRGKGKLEINVPQVDLILRKLDQIGNRLSFSIVLLSFSIIMASLIIGASFGDYQPLIWQLPLIEIGFGIAALMFFWLMFAIFKSGRF